The nucleotide sequence AGGAAATAGGCGCACTGGCCTTGTTTTTAGCTTCCCCTGCAGCTTCATACACCACAGGTTCTATTTTCACCGTCGACGGGGGCTATACCAGCTAGTATTACGTTTCTGGATCTTCTTCCACTTCGACAATTTCCACCTTTACAGCTTCCTTGATGGGCCTGATACCCCGTCCAGTTTTCTCGGCAATATAATAGGTTATACTAGCCCCAAAGAGAAAGATAATCACCGAATAATATACCCACACCAATATAACCACTAAGGAACCGGCAGTGCCATAAGCACTGCCTATTTCACTATTTCCCAGATAAAAACCTATAAGGTATTTTCCCAAGGCAAATAAAACCATGGTAACCACTGCTCCCATCCAAACTGACCGCCATTTGACCTTAGCATCCGGCAAGATCTTATACATCAAGCCGAAGATGACGACCATTAAAGCCTGAGTAAGCACAAAATTGGTAATGGTGGTGAGATAGAAAGATGCTCCCTGTAAAATTTCAGCGAGGTGATTAAAAAAAACTACAATCAAAGCATCCACCACCAAGGAAACCAAAAGAATGAAGCCTATGGAGGCCACCATCGAAAAACTCAGCAAGCGGTTGATGATAAATTTAAGTAAGCCCTTTTCTGGCTTTGGCTTGATATGCCAAATATGGTTGATACTATTTTGTAGACTTACAAAAACCGTAGTAGCACTAAATGCCAATACCGCAATGGCTATTGACTTGGCAAAAAAGCCATCATTGTCCAAGGTGGCATTATAAATAATATCATCGATGGTCGCAGCACTCTCTGCCCCGCTTAATTTGGATATTTGGGTCAATAATTCTTCCCTTACAGTCCCCTCATTATAAAAGGTCGCCCCAATATTGATCAAAATAATCAATACTGCCGGCATGGAAAAAATGGTATAAAAAGCTGTGCTGGCGGCATAAGTCATAGAATCGCTTTTGGTAAAGGTCTGTACACTATCCTTTAAGATTCTGAAAACCGTCAACTTTTTTATTTTCTGGATCATAGACTAAAAATATAAACAGAAAAAAACCGGCACAAAAGCTGTACCGGTATTAATATGAAAATAATATCGATCAGATAATCCCTATCTTATGCCTTGATCTGGATATTTGCCCGTAACTGTACGGCCATATGCCTTCATTTCTTCAATCTGCTCATCCATATTGCCATTTGGATAAATAACAGGGCCGATACCTGCTTGCTTCTTTTTATAGTCCAAAAAACCAATCACCACAGGAACATTTGCCCCCATGGCCACGTGATAAAAGCCAGATTTCCAGCGCTTGGCATAACTTCTTGTACCTTCGGGAGTTACCATTATCACCAATTCATCCGCTTTATTCAGCATATCTACCATGGCTTCGGTATAGGTTTGTTTTCTTTTACCCGCTACCTTTTTTCTATCGATGGATATCCCTCCCAAGGCCCCAATAAACCAGCCCAAAGGACCAACCATCACTTCTTTCTTGATAGTAAATCTCACAGGTACATCCATAATATAAAAGGCTGCTCGTGCATAAAGCAAATCCCAATTGCTGGTATGGGGAATAGCAATCATCACTGCTTTTTTAAGATCCTTGGGCCAAGCTCCAGCCACTTTCCAACCAGTAATCCAGAATACAAAACGGGCCAGTTGTTTCATCATTTGTTAGAAATAGTTTTTTCCACCTGGCCCAAATCAGCCAGGCTTGGATGGTTAATAATATAATTTTTGGCAGCTTCATAACCTGCCTTGAATAGTTCTTTCGCCTTTTTCAGGTCAAAAACCCCATATTGGGCCAGACCTTCTGCCTCTATAAAATAATCACATTTGGCCCTTCTATTGTACACATTATAGTTCATCGACATGATCACTGTTCTTTCGATCAAACTCTTTATATTGCTCACATTGGCCACATCAGGTAAGTGGTTACAGTTTACCCCGATGAGCCAGTCACTCTTATCTATCAAAGGCTCTACAGGCATATTGTTCAAAACTCCTCCATCAATATAAAAATCTCCCTCAATTTCAATAGGTTCGAATATGCCTGGTATACAAGTAGAAGCCATTAAAGGCCTGATAAAATCCCCTTCGGTAAAATACTCCACCCTACTCTTTTTGAGGTTTGTTGCGGCTATGCTCAGAGGCTTTTTCAGGTCGGAAAAATTATTGTTGGGCATATGCACCCTATATAACTCTTCCAAGACTTCCATTTTCAGAATGCCTTTGCGGCTTATTGCTGGCCTTACAAATTTAAAATAATTGGTATTGATAATGATCTCGAAAATCTCATCAGGAGCATAACCATAGCAATACATGGCACCCACAATAGCACCTGCACTGGTACCAGATACCAAATCGGGGTAAATTCCGGATTCTTCCAAGGCCTTGATCACGCCTAAATGAGAAATACCTCTTACACCACCTCCAGATAAAGCTATAGCAATCCTAATTTTAGAGTTCACTCAATGAAAATGTTTGGTCTAGCCTCACTCCTTTTTCAGTCATTTTCACTGTACAGCATTCATGGACAGGATCATGTTCCAAAAAAAGGATATATTCTTTTTCTGCTGCTTCCTCCAAAAAAGCCTTCTTTTCATCTAAGGTCTTTAGCGGCCTGGTATCATACCCCATCACATATGGCAAAGGAATATGACCTACCGATGGAAGCAGATCTGCTGCAAAGATAATGGTTTTTCCTTTGTACTGGATCTTCGGAATCATCTGTTTGTCCGTATGTCCATCCGCAGTAAAAAACTCAAAGCCAGAAAACAAAGTAGGCATTTCCAAATCCAAAAAGCCCAGTTGCCCGCTTTCTTGCATGGGCCATATATTCTCCTTCAGAAAAGAGGCCTTTTCCCTTGCATTGGGTACAGTCGCCCATTCCCAATGATCTTTATTGGTCCAATATTGAGCATTGGGAAATACCATTTCCAATTGTTCAGTACCTGTCTTATACTGGACTCCACCACCACAGTGGTCAAAGTGAAGATGCGTCAAAAAATTATCAGTGATATCATTTCTTGTAAATCCAGCTTTTGCCAAAGAACCATGTAAACTATCCTCACCATGCAAGTAATAATGTGAAAAGAACTTTGCACTTTGCTTATCACCAATCCCATTATCTACCAGTACCAAGCGGTCTCCCTCTTCTACTAAAAGACAGCGCATAGCCCAATTACAAAGATTGTTTTCATCAGCCGGATTGGTTCTTTGCCAAAGTGATTTGGGCACTACCCCAAACATAGCCCCTCCATCCAATTTAAAGAAACCTGTATTGATCACATGTAATTTCATAAGCTCATTATTTTACAAATATAAATAACTGATATACAAATAGATAAACTATATAATTTAAAGTGAAAAAATAAAAAAACCTCTGTATAATACAGAGGTTTAAATGATATCTTTAGTACGCCTCCTATTCGTTAACGACGCCCATACTCGAAAACTTATCAATTCTGGATTCAATTCTTTTCTCAGGCTTCATTTTATCCAACTCCTTCAAAGCTTCCTGAATACTCGTTTTAATAGTGGCGGCCATGGCCTTCATATCTTTATGTGCCCCACCCAAAGGTTCTGGAATAATTCCGTCAATTAGTTTGTTGTTTTGCATATCAGAAGCGGTGAGCTTTAATGCTTCTGCAGCTTGCTCTTTATAATCCCAGCTTCTCCAAAGAATGGATGAACATGATTCAGGAGAGATCACGGAATACCAAGTATTCTCCAACATCATCACCTTATCTCCTATCGCAATTCCCAAGGCACCACCTGATGCTCCCTCTCCGATAATGATACAAATCACGGGAACCTTCAACATAAACATCTCCTTGATGTTTCTTGCTATAGCTTCACCTTGGCCTCTCTCTTCAGCTTCCAAGCCAGGGAATGCACCGGGAGTATCTATCAAAGTAACAATTGGTTTACCAAATTTTTCAGCCATTTTCATCAGACGAAGCGCCTTACGATAGCCTTCTGGATTGGCCATGCCAAAATTCCTTTCTTGCCTTTGCTTGGTATTACGGCCTTTCTGCTGACCAATAAACATTACCGTACGTCCGTCGATATCTCCAAGGCCACCAATCATGGCTTTATCATCCTTTACATTTCTATCACCATGAAGCTCTATAAAGTCATTGGTGATCTCATAAATGTAATCCAAGGCATATGGTCTGTCCGCATGTCTTGACAGTTGAACCCTTTGCCATCTGGTTAAATTTTGGAATGTTTCTTTCTTCAAAGTTTTTATTTTTTCTTCCAAAGACTGAATATCGGCTGACAAATCGATCTCTTTGCCTTTAGCCAAATCCTTCATTTCCTGAAGTTTAAGCTCTAAATCAGCAATTGGCTTTTCAAATTCTAGGACCATGTTTAATTATTTTAACCAAAACAAAGATAAAAAGATTATCCCGAAGAAAAATCTTTGGCCTACAGTCTTTTGTCCTCTAGCCAAAGATCAGCAAATGTTTCATTTTGCACAAACTCCCTAAAATACTATTTATCAATCAATTAGGAAATCAGTCATTAAACGCATAATTATTTTGGTTTTTGCAATTTGATCCAACTATGAAAATAACCCATTCCAATTAAATAAGTTGCTAATAGGTCTCGATAAAAGTTAAAATAAAGTTTTCCACAGCATTTTTTTAAACCCAATAACCAGCCCAAAACTTACTACGGACCACTGCTAAAAAACATGAGGGTTTCATCCATTCTAAAAATTGACTTTCAAAGTTAATAACTGATCTTGTTTTGCAGATACAATACAACAGACAAAATAAAGTCTTACTGGATAAATATCAGTAATAGATAAACTTATTGAAATTGGTTTTTCACCAAATATTAGCAGATAAATTTGCCACACCTGCGTAATAATGGTTAATGAGTGAAAAATTATTTAGCTGAAAAAGAGGGGGATTAGGGTATGGCACAAATATTTTTTTACAATGGGGTTTTGCTTTAAAGAACAATACTACTACCTTTGCATCACTTCAAACGAGGAGTGATAAATATTATTAACGGAGTGGTAGTTCAGTTGGTTAGAATGCCTGCCTGTCACGCAGGAGGTCGCGGGTTCGAGTCCCGTCCATTCCGCTTAAAAATTTTATTGAAAGAAGTTAACCTATTATCAAGGAGTGGTAGTTCAGTTGGTTAGAATGCCTGCCTGTCACGCAGGAGGTCGCGGGTTCGAGTCCCGTCCATTCCGCTAGTTTTACAAAAGAGAATAAATAATAGTGTTAACTGATTTTATCAAAGGAGTGGTAGTTCAGTTGGTTAGAATGCCTGCCTGTCACGCAGGAGGTCGCGGGTTCGAGTCCCGTCCATTCCGCAAAAAGCCTTGCTAAGCAAGGCTTTTTTGTTTTTAAAGCTATTTACTGATGAATTATCTTAAAGAAATCAGTGGATGCAGCGTATATTTATATGGACTATTAGTTATCTGTAAATAAAACCATGAGTGATTCTGTTTCTTTTGAAGGTATCGTTCAAGCGAGTCATGTTTTGGCCAATGTGGTCACCCCTACTCCTCTTCAATACAATTACCAATTGAGTGAAGAGTATGGCTGTAATGTTTACTTAAAAAGAGAAGATCTCCAAGTAGTCAGATCTTATAAACTTAGAGGGGCTTATCATAAAATCGCAAGTTTAAGCGATGAAGAAAAAGCTCGTGGAGTGGTCTGTGCCAGTGCGGGCAACCATGCTCAGGGTGTGGCTTTTGCCTGTAAGAACCTCGATATAAAAGGCACTATTTTCATTCCCTCCACGACTCCTGCCCAAAAAATCAACCGAATGAAATTATTCGGAAAGGATAAGGTGGAAATCATACTGGCGGGTGACACTTATGACGACGCCTATAAAACTGCCTCCGATTATTGTGATGAAAAAGGAGCTGTATTTGTGCATCCTTTTGATGATCCCAAAGTTATTGAAGGTCAAGGTACAGTAGGCAAAGAAATTCTGGAAGAGGCAAAATTTCCAATAGACTATTTATTCTTGCCTATCGGAGGGGGAGGATTAACAGCTGGAGTTTCTACTTATTTCGAAAGGACAAGCCCTTCTACCCTGATTATTGGTACAGAACCAGAGGGCGCTCCCTCCATGTTGACCTCCATTAAAAACCACAAAAACACCGCTTTGGAAGAAATAGATGGTTTCGTGGACGGAGCGGCTGTAAAGAAAGTAGGGAACCTTACCTTTGAGATCTGTCAGAAAAATCTGGATGAGATGCTTTTAGTTCCAGAAGGGAGAATCTGTACAACCATTTTGAACCTTTATAATAATGAAGGCATAGTGGTAGAGCCGGCTGGCGCCATGACCTTGGCCGCTCTTTCCTTATATGACAAGAAAAAGATAAAAGGTAAAAATGTAGTCTGTGTAGTAAGTGGTGGAAATAATGATATCATGAGGACTGCAGAGATCAAAGAAAGGTCACTGCTCTATGAAGGCTTGAAACATTATTTTATGATTCAATTTCCACAAAGACCAGGGGCACTGAAGGATTTTGTCACCCAAATATTAGGTCCCAATGACGATATTGCCTATTTCCAGTTTACGAAAAAGAACAATAGAGAAAATGGTCCGGCAGTGGTAGGAATAGAACTTAAAAACCCCAATGATTTGGGTGGTATTTTTGAACGGTTAGATGAAAACCGCTTCAAATACAACTACCTAAATGACAATCTGGATCTATTGAATTTACTAATGTAATCCAAGCCAAGGCTTTTACAAAAACAGCCCCGAAACCTATTTTCAGAGCTGTTTTGTTATTTGTTATATGCAAGCTAATCAATCTAATAGACTACAGTAAACACCCCTCTTTGCTGTTCTGTTATGGAATTCCCTTCCAACACATAAGCGTATTCTATCAAATAAGTATAAGTACCTGTGGTAGCATAATTGTCACCTACCTTACCATTCCAAGGCGTAGTCCCTGTGAAAATCAACTCACCCCATCTATTATAAACAGAAAGTTCATAATTTAAATTACAGTTGGAAACAGGTCGGAACAAACTCTTCTCCCCATCATCTGTCGGGTCAAAGCCTGTTGGCATCCTTACAATAGGAGCTGCTTCAGGCATTTCAGCGGTACCCAAGCTGACACAGCCATTTCGGTCCAAAACTGACACACTGTAATCCCCTTTCGGCAATCCCTCAATTTGGGCCTCTGTGCTTTGGTCATAATCCCATGTAAAGCTAAAAGGCCCATTTCCACCACTGGGTACTGCCAACAAAATCCCTGTGGATTCTCCCGGACAGCTTTTCCTTACTACCTCCATATCAACCAAAACAGGCTCAGGACTAGGTATTTCAATTGGAAGCTCTACTTGACAGTTATTGGCATCAGTAATGGTAAATGACTGCGCTCCTCCTGCTAGCCCTGTTAAATAAAACTCATTTGATTGAAAAATTGCGGATTCATTGTCAATGAGATAGGGCGCTACACCACCACTTACTTGAATCCTAAGCGTTCCATCTTCTTTTCCATAGCAACTTGTACCTACTATTTGGACAACCTCACCTTGAAGTTGCTCGGGCTGTGTAATTTCAATATTCTCATGTACAACTTCACATCCCTTACTGTCCTTCACCATCACCGAGTATACTCCTGCTTCTAATCCCTGGGCTGAATTGGTAGACAAAGCATCATCATGACTCCACTGGTAAATATATGGACCATTACCACCACTGGTATTGACCACGATTTCCCCTTCATTTCCACCAAAACATCTAATATCTTGTTTAGTATATTGACTGATAATTTCTGGATAAACTTCTACCTGTAATTTTTCAGAAACTCCTGCACACATGGCATCCAGTAAGCTGATTTCCTGATACCATAATTCCCCTTGAATACCAGGATCAGTCCATCTCACTTCCACCCGTTCAACATCTGAAACTGAAATAATTTCACCTCCTGTAATAAACCACTGATAGCTCCTCTCAGGTGCTTCTTGGGAAACCTCATAAATGTATACCTCGCTAGCATCATAACAGATTTCCACTGGACCTATAGGTGCTTCTGGTTCAATACTTTGGTCAATTTTCACTTCTAATAAGATCAGCTCTCCCGGGCAGCCACTTTCTGTATAGGGCTGTGCTGCAATATATGCCATATCATTGGCCTCTCCCCATAATACCGTCACGGATTCTGAATCGGATTCCAATAGTTCGCCACCAGATACTTCCCAATCCACACGAGCAATATTTTCAGTATTGACCAGCTGATAGGTGATTTCATCTACATCTGGACATACCATCGTAGCTCCCACAATCTCCCCAGAGCTTTCTAACACATTTACCTCAAAAGTGATATCTTCTTGTTGCTCACATGAATTTTCACTAACTGAAGCGGTTACAGTCACGGTATATTCACCTGGGGTTTCAAAAATATGATTCACCTCCTGCCCTTCTTTTATTACTGACCCATCCCCAAAATCCCATGTAAAATAAGTGAAAATGGGGTTTTCAGGTGCTATCCCCCATAATGAGCTTGCATTTAAACAGGCTACCTTATTCCCCACCACCTCAAACTCATATTCAGGTTCTACCAAAAAATTGAGATTCTCCAAACTTGCCCCTACTGAATAACCATAAGACTCAATTTCCCCAAAGCCATACACATAAGCAATAAATCCTTCAGGATTACTCAATTTGTGGGTTCCGCTATAAATATTGATTCTCGCAAATTCATAATCTGGATTGAAAGGAACAGGGCTAAATTCACCCGAAATATCCCTTCCGTCCAAGCGTGTTTGGTCTACAGCTGAGCTGGCCACTATAATATTTACATAATTATATTGAATCTGCTGTACACTCATCGCCTCAAAAGTGACGCTAGTCAGCATTTGCTCATTGGGACTATAGGTGATCATAAAAGGATCCCCTAAATTTTCATATAGCGCTGAGGATAAATTACAGTTTTGACTCTTGGAAAAAGTGGTTACACAAATAGGCTTATCGCTTTTTATAAACCTGATGTCCTGAGATCCTAGTTCAAAATTTTTAAATTCCCCTTGATCCAAATTGCCTACATTTGTGCCATTCATGGTGATTTGAGTTCCATCCTCGGCAGCAATTATTTTGACCAATTCACCAGATGAACGGTCCTTTAATGGGATATGGATAAACTCTGTTCCCCAAGTATTTATAGGATACATCTGCTGGAACAAATGGTCATTGGCATTTCCACACTTTCCTACACCTGTCCATTTATTTCCACCAAAAACCGCCACATTTTTACAATCATCTGCATTGGTACCTATCACCCTCACCCGACTACCTGTCAAATCAGCCCTTGCTTTTAATTGATAAGTTTGACCAGTATTCAAAACCACCTGAAATGGCGTATCGGCCGCTTTACCATCTATGGTTCGCTCACTAGGTGTGATTTCCACGGTCGTATTATCTTCAACGGCCACCACCATAAACAAACTCTCGTTATTGTTATTCAGGTTTCCATTACCACCATTGGGAGTGGTTTCAAAATGAGAAGTAATATAATATTCCTTGCCAAGTGTGGTCACCGGAAGTACAACTGTCCCGTCAGCGCTTCTTAGCCTTTCATTAAATGCATGCACAGAAATTTTACCACTTGAGGTGATATAAATACCCTTGTTTTCTACCCTGCCAGAATTTCTATTTAAGAGGTCCTGTTGAGGTTCTGGAACTCTTAAGGTATAATTTTGACCCGCCTGTAAATTAAAGTTATAACTTAATCCTGGATTGAAATTACTGAGGTCTATCGTTCCTTGGGCTGCTTCATTGGCCGATATCACAATTACGGCAGTTCCATCTTGCCCATTGGTAT is from Echinicola marina and encodes:
- a CDS encoding YihY/virulence factor BrkB family protein, with protein sequence MIQKIKKLTVFRILKDSVQTFTKSDSMTYAASTAFYTIFSMPAVLIILINIGATFYNEGTVREELLTQISKLSGAESAATIDDIIYNATLDNDGFFAKSIAIAVLAFSATTVFVSLQNSINHIWHIKPKPEKGLLKFIINRLLSFSMVASIGFILLVSLVVDALIVVFFNHLAEILQGASFYLTTITNFVLTQALMVVIFGLMYKILPDAKVKWRSVWMGAVVTMVLFALGKYLIGFYLGNSEIGSAYGTAGSLVVILVWVYYSVIIFLFGASITYYIAEKTGRGIRPIKEAVKVEIVEVEEDPET
- a CDS encoding 1-acyl-sn-glycerol-3-phosphate acyltransferase yields the protein MMKQLARFVFWITGWKVAGAWPKDLKKAVMIAIPHTSNWDLLYARAAFYIMDVPVRFTIKKEVMVGPLGWFIGALGGISIDRKKVAGKRKQTYTEAMVDMLNKADELVIMVTPEGTRSYAKRWKSGFYHVAMGANVPVVIGFLDYKKKQAGIGPVIYPNGNMDEQIEEMKAYGRTVTGKYPDQGIR
- a CDS encoding patatin-like phospholipase family protein; this encodes MNSKIRIAIALSGGGVRGISHLGVIKALEESGIYPDLVSGTSAGAIVGAMYCYGYAPDEIFEIIINTNYFKFVRPAISRKGILKMEVLEELYRVHMPNNNFSDLKKPLSIAATNLKKSRVEYFTEGDFIRPLMASTCIPGIFEPIEIEGDFYIDGGVLNNMPVEPLIDKSDWLIGVNCNHLPDVANVSNIKSLIERTVIMSMNYNVYNRRAKCDYFIEAEGLAQYGVFDLKKAKELFKAGYEAAKNYIINHPSLADLGQVEKTISNK
- a CDS encoding MBL fold metallo-hydrolase, which codes for MKLHVINTGFFKLDGGAMFGVVPKSLWQRTNPADENNLCNWAMRCLLVEEGDRLVLVDNGIGDKQSAKFFSHYYLHGEDSLHGSLAKAGFTRNDITDNFLTHLHFDHCGGGVQYKTGTEQLEMVFPNAQYWTNKDHWEWATVPNAREKASFLKENIWPMQESGQLGFLDLEMPTLFSGFEFFTADGHTDKQMIPKIQYKGKTIIFAADLLPSVGHIPLPYVMGYDTRPLKTLDEKKAFLEEAAEKEYILFLEHDPVHECCTVKMTEKGVRLDQTFSLSEL
- a CDS encoding acetyl-CoA carboxylase carboxyltransferase subunit alpha, whose amino-acid sequence is MVLEFEKPIADLELKLQEMKDLAKGKEIDLSADIQSLEEKIKTLKKETFQNLTRWQRVQLSRHADRPYALDYIYEITNDFIELHGDRNVKDDKAMIGGLGDIDGRTVMFIGQQKGRNTKQRQERNFGMANPEGYRKALRLMKMAEKFGKPIVTLIDTPGAFPGLEAEERGQGEAIARNIKEMFMLKVPVICIIIGEGASGGALGIAIGDKVMMLENTWYSVISPESCSSILWRSWDYKEQAAEALKLTASDMQNNKLIDGIIPEPLGGAHKDMKAMAATIKTSIQEALKELDKMKPEKRIESRIDKFSSMGVVNE
- the ilvA gene encoding threonine ammonia-lyase IlvA, producing MSDSVSFEGIVQASHVLANVVTPTPLQYNYQLSEEYGCNVYLKREDLQVVRSYKLRGAYHKIASLSDEEKARGVVCASAGNHAQGVAFACKNLDIKGTIFIPSTTPAQKINRMKLFGKDKVEIILAGDTYDDAYKTASDYCDEKGAVFVHPFDDPKVIEGQGTVGKEILEEAKFPIDYLFLPIGGGGLTAGVSTYFERTSPSTLIIGTEPEGAPSMLTSIKNHKNTALEEIDGFVDGAAVKKVGNLTFEICQKNLDEMLLVPEGRICTTILNLYNNEGIVVEPAGAMTLAALSLYDKKKIKGKNVVCVVSGGNNDIMRTAEIKERSLLYEGLKHYFMIQFPQRPGALKDFVTQILGPNDDIAYFQFTKKNNRENGPAVVGIELKNPNDLGGIFERLDENRFKYNYLNDNLDLLNLLM
- a CDS encoding PKD domain-containing protein, whose protein sequence is MIFSTHTVYGQLTTVGKEFWFGFMENNTNGQDGTAVIVISANEAAQGTIDLSNFNPGLSYNFNLQAGQNYTLRVPEPQQDLLNRNSGRVENKGIYITSSGKISVHAFNERLRSADGTVVLPVTTLGKEYYITSHFETTPNGGNGNLNNNNESLFMVVAVEDNTTVEITPSERTIDGKAADTPFQVVLNTGQTYQLKARADLTGSRVRVIGTNADDCKNVAVFGGNKWTGVGKCGNANDHLFQQMYPINTWGTEFIHIPLKDRSSGELVKIIAAEDGTQITMNGTNVGNLDQGEFKNFELGSQDIRFIKSDKPICVTTFSKSQNCNLSSALYENLGDPFMITYSPNEQMLTSVTFEAMSVQQIQYNYVNIIVASSAVDQTRLDGRDISGEFSPVPFNPDYEFARINIYSGTHKLSNPEGFIAYVYGFGEIESYGYSVGASLENLNFLVEPEYEFEVVGNKVACLNASSLWGIAPENPIFTYFTWDFGDGSVIKEGQEVNHIFETPGEYTVTVTASVSENSCEQQEDITFEVNVLESSGEIVGATMVCPDVDEITYQLVNTENIARVDWEVSGGELLESDSESVTVLWGEANDMAYIAAQPYTESGCPGELILLEVKIDQSIEPEAPIGPVEICYDASEVYIYEVSQEAPERSYQWFITGGEIISVSDVERVEVRWTDPGIQGELWYQEISLLDAMCAGVSEKLQVEVYPEIISQYTKQDIRCFGGNEGEIVVNTSGGNGPYIYQWSHDDALSTNSAQGLEAGVYSVMVKDSKGCEVVHENIEITQPEQLQGEVVQIVGTSCYGKEDGTLRIQVSGGVAPYLIDNESAIFQSNEFYLTGLAGGAQSFTITDANNCQVELPIEIPSPEPVLVDMEVVRKSCPGESTGILLAVPSGGNGPFSFTWDYDQSTEAQIEGLPKGDYSVSVLDRNGCVSLGTAEMPEAAPIVRMPTGFDPTDDGEKSLFRPVSNCNLNYELSVYNRWGELIFTGTTPWNGKVGDNYATTGTYTYLIEYAYVLEGNSITEQQRGVFTVVY